GCGTGTCGTTATTTACGTTGGCAATATTGCCTTCTGTGTCATGATTCTGACCTTGGCCATTGGCACGGTCAAATCCTTCGGGTTTATTTTCCATAGGTGTTATTTTTATTTATTTATGGTCTCTTCATCTTTTTCGGTTACCCATTTAACGGCCTCTTCCAGTTTATCAAGCGTAAATCCTTTTGATTTACCTGGTATAAATACCCTAAAGGCATCTGAAAACCACTCTACGCTTTTTTGGTCGGTAACTACCGCTATTTTGTTCCATTTGGTAAAGTTTTTCAATCCTACCTTAAGGTCGCTCCACCACGCACCTACTGTAAAGTTTTTAACGTCGGTTTCTAATACCAACAGGTAGTTAATCTCGCCCTGGCGCTTTATCAGTTCATCAATACGGGGCATTAAAACGGTTTCCATATCTTCCTTCGTCACCTCGCCAATCGCATGTATCCCCACCACATGTGGCTCCAGGTTGTTTATGAATTGTAGCATAATTTAGTTTTACATAACAGTACCAAAAGCCATACCATTTTTTAATGGTATGGGCAATGCCGTCACAAAAAACAGTAGTGAATAATTATCTTTGTCATGGCCACATCAATTTGGCTTTAAAGCTCGTTTTTGCAACATACATCTTGTTTATATCGAAAATAATATTATATTAGTAAGCAGCACAAGTGCAAAAAAGTGGAAAAAATTACGCTTGAAGTGAAAAAAACTGGAATACTTTACAGCGGGACGAACAAAGTATAAACACATGCAGCAAAACCTGTCGGCATATTCTCAACTCATAAAAACCGAGGCCAAAAACCTGGGCTTTTTGTTTTGCGGCATAGCCAAAGCCGGGTTTTTAGAAGAAGAAGCCCCCCGCCTTGAAGCATGGTTAAACAAAGGTATGCACGGCGAGATGCAGTACATGGAAAACCACTTTGACAAGCGCCTTGATCCGCGTTTGTTGGTAGACGGGGCAAAGTCGGTAATATCATTGGGCCTTAACTATTACACCAACCAAACACAGCTTGATCCATTTGCACCAAAGCTATCCAAATATGCATATGGTACTGATTACCATTTTGTTATTAAGGATAAACTAAAGCAACTATTAGCCATTATAAACCAAAAAATTGGCGAGGTTGGTGGCCGAGCATTTGTAGATTCGGCCCCGGTACTTGATAAGGCATGGGCAAAAAAAGCCGGCCTGGGCTGGGTAGGAAAAAACACCAACCTGATAAGTAAAAAGGCAGGATCGTTCTTTTTTTTAGCCGAATTGATAGTAGATATCGAGCTACAGTACGATTTAGAACCCACCGCCGACCATTGCGGCGATTGCACACGCTGCATTGATGCCTGCCCCACCGACGCCATTGTTGGCCCTTACATAGTAGATGGCAGCCGGTGCATATCCTACCTCACCATTGAGCTAAAAAACGAGATACCGCAGGAGTTTAAAGGTAAAATGGACAACTGGATGTTTGGCTGCGACATTTGCCAGGATGTTTGCCCGTGGAATAGGTTCTCGGTACTGCACAATCAACCGGCCTTTCAACCACACCCCGACCTTCATGGCCTAAAAAAGCAGGATTGGGAAGATATTACTACTGATGTATTCAATAAGGTTTTTAAAAATTCAGCTGTAAAACGTACAAAACTCGATGGATTAAAAAGGAACATCGAGTTTCTTCGCAACACCGAGTAGCTAACCTAACCTACTGTTTCTTAAACTTCATGGCCAGTTGCTGTAGCATATCGTCGTCAACCGGCTTTGCGGGTTCTTCTTTCTTTTTGTACTGATTGTTTATTTGCGGGCTGCTCTTAGGGCTGTTGTTTTGAAACGACGGTTTTGCATTTTCAGGCTTTGCGGCTGGTGCCTGGCCGGCGCCTTGTTGCTGCGCTACAGGCCTTGATTGCTGCCTCTCAGCCACTTTTTTAGCATTCCAGCGTTTGTATATCTCTTCCAGTTTACGCTTGGTATATAGCGGGAAATCGCCCTGCATCATCCACGAGTAGTAGCTGGGTTCAACGTTTAATACATCCTCTACCCTTTTACCTTTGTGCTTACCAAAGTTTATCAATTCTTCGCCCTGCTCGTTGTAAACCATTCGTCCGGCAAAATCAACGGGGCGGCTTAGGTTTGTAAATTTGTGCAGTGCTTCAACGTCACCCACAACCGGGATACTTTTGTTGCCTTTTTTATCTTCCCACTCTATATTTTCATAACGCTCTATTTGTGCCAAAAGCACCTCCATTGTAGCGCGGGTATCAGCCTCGGCCGAGTGGGCGTTTATAATTTGCTTATCACAATAAAACTGGTAGGCAGCCTTCAGTGTGCGCTGCTCCATTTGGTGAAATATGTTTTGTACATCTACAAAATGGCGCTCATCCAGGTTAAAATCAATACCAGCACGTAAAAACTCCTCCATAAGCATGGGTATATCAAACTTGTTAGAGTTATAACCGGCTAAATCGCTCACATCTAAAAATTCGGCTATTTCTTTACCAAGCTCATGAAAACGCTTCTCATCTTTAACGTGCTCATCGTAAATACCATGCACTAACGATGATTCCAACGGGATAGGTATTCCTGGCTGTACCTTCCATGTTTTAACCTCCTCGGTACCATCAGGGTTTAGCTTTATGATAGATATTTCTACTATCCTATCGGCCCCAATATTGGTACCGGTAGTTTCAAGGTCAAAAAAAGCAAGCGGGCGTTTTAAGTTTAATTTCATTTTCTACAGATGAGCAACAATGATGCAAAGGTGGCAAAACTCTTAAAATTATCAACAGTGATTGCTATTTAAAATACCGGTATATTTTTTTAACTTCATGCCAACCTTATTACACTATTGATTTTATGAATAAAGCCATACTCCTGTTTTTGGTATTAACCTTTAGTACAACCAGTTTATTTGCTCAGGATTTCCCATATGGCACATGGAGCCAGGAAGAAATAAATTTAAAAAAATACGCCCCGGATACATCTGCACATGCCTTTGTTATTAATGATCATGGTTTAAGCCAATTTAATATAATGAGCGATGGATACACCCGTATTACGTTTGAAGCTCATATAAAAATTAAGATATTAGATGAAAAAGCCTTTAATAAAGGCACTGTTGAAATTCCATTTCATGAGGAAGGAAATTCAAGCGAAACTGTAACCGAAATAAAAGGCATAACAACTTACTTAGATGATAATGGCAATGTAAAAACAGCCGAATTAGATCCGCACAACGTATTTTTTGTTAAAAATAACAATTATTGGAGCACTGCTAAATTTACTATGCCTAATATGCGTAAAGGTTGTATTATTGAGTATCGTTACAAATTAACAACGCCTTATTGGGAGAGATTACCTAATTGGTATTTCCAGTCGGATATTCCTTCTAAATATTCAGAGTATGAAGTTCATATACCAGCTTTTTGGAACTATAACGCAAGTATAAGAGGCGAACTGCAATTAACAAAAAATACAACCGAAGTAGAAAAGGAATGTTATATAAATGGATCTGCAAAAGCCGATTGCTCATTGATAGTATTTGGAATGAGTAACATACCTGCTTTTACCGAGGAAGATTATATGGGTTCACCTAAAACCTATTTATCAGGCATATATTTTCAACTATCTGACTGGACTAACCCTTTTACCGGGGCAAAATCTAAGTATACTAAAGAATGGAAAGATGTAGACTATTCCTTTAAAAGATCTGATTACTTTGGAGCCCAATTAAGAAAAAAAGACATTTTCAAAGCCTCAATTGCTCCACTTATTGCAGGCAAGACCAACGATTTAGACAAAGCTAAAGCGGTATACAGTTATATTCAAAAAAGTATGCGTTATGATAACGTTAGGTCTATAAATTCGGAAAGCATACGAAAGGCTTTTGATAAGCATAGCGGAAACGTAGGTGATATTAATTTAGCATTAGTAAACGCATTAAATTATGCTGGTATAAACACCGAAGCCGTATTATTATCTACACTTGGCAACGGCATAATAAACCGTGTGTACCCAGTTACTGAAGATTTTGACTATGTAATTGCAAAAGCAACAATTGGTAGCGATACATACTTGTTGGATGCCACCGACCCTTTATTGCCTTTTGGTATGTTACCTCTAAATTGTTTTAACGACCAAGGCCGAGTAATGAGCCTTGATAAACCATCAGAATGGATAGATATTACACCTAAATACAAAAAATCCGTTACTACTACCCTTGATTTAACAATGGAAAGCACGGGTAAATTAAAGGGTACAATCACCACCTATTCTTATGGCTATGAAGGCTTAGAAAAAAGAAAGGCTATAAAAAAATTTAATACTACTGATGAATACATAGAAGATTTTGATGAAAAATTAATCAAAACACATATCCTAAAGTCAGAAATTATTAATCTGGATAGTTTAGATAAACCACTTGCCGAAAAATACGAGGTTGAAATTGATTTGTACGACAAGTTAAATAACAACATGGCATTTAATCCAATTATTTTAAACAGACTTATTAATAATCCTTTTAAATTAGCTACACGCACCTTTCCTGTTATAATGGGCGTTCCATCAGAAACCCGTTATATACTTACAATGCATTTACCCGCTAATTATTCAGTTACTAACGCTCCACAAACGGTGGCTATTAACTTGCCTAACAGAGGTGGGCAATACCTTAATGACTTTAAAAAAGAGGGAGATGTTTTTTATTATTCAAAAGTTATGCAGTTAAACAATGCCGTTTATATGCCCGAAGAATACCCCTATCTAAAGGAGTTTTATAACAAAGCGATAGCAGCCGAAAAGAGTGAAATAGTGATCAGGAAAAAATAATGAAACTTATATATATAACCCTATTTACATTACTGCTGCATAACTTTGCAAATGCACAACAAAACTATGATGTAAGCCTTATTCCGAAAGAGCTATTACCCTATGCCAGTGCGGTTGTGCGTAATAACGAGGTTGATATTATTGTAAATGATGATGATAACACCATATACCATGTTAAAACCGCTATAACCGTACTTAATAAAAATGGCGATGATATAGCACGCATTGTTTTATGGCATGATAAAAGCCGGATCATAAAATCTGTTAAAGGCCAAACCTACAATGAGTTTGGCAAACCAGTTGGTAAATTTTCTGAGCGCGACTTTCAGGATCAATCGGCTATTAACAGCTTTTCGTTATTTGAAGATACGCGGGTTAAACATTTTATCCCCTCTATAGGCGCCTATCCATATACTATAGAGTATGAATACGAGATAAAAACCAAGCAAACACTAAACTTTGACGATTGGCAGCCTGTTGATAACTATAACCTTGCAGTAGAAAAAAGCAAGTTTACATTTACCTGCAAACCCGACTTTAAAGTACGGTTCAAAGAAATCAATATCCCCGTTAAAAGCGTAATTGC
This portion of the Inquilinus sp. KBS0705 genome encodes:
- a CDS encoding DUF3857 domain-containing protein, with protein sequence MNKAILLFLVLTFSTTSLFAQDFPYGTWSQEEINLKKYAPDTSAHAFVINDHGLSQFNIMSDGYTRITFEAHIKIKILDEKAFNKGTVEIPFHEEGNSSETVTEIKGITTYLDDNGNVKTAELDPHNVFFVKNNNYWSTAKFTMPNMRKGCIIEYRYKLTTPYWERLPNWYFQSDIPSKYSEYEVHIPAFWNYNASIRGELQLTKNTTEVEKECYINGSAKADCSLIVFGMSNIPAFTEEDYMGSPKTYLSGIYFQLSDWTNPFTGAKSKYTKEWKDVDYSFKRSDYFGAQLRKKDIFKASIAPLIAGKTNDLDKAKAVYSYIQKSMRYDNVRSINSESIRKAFDKHSGNVGDINLALVNALNYAGINTEAVLLSTLGNGIINRVYPVTEDFDYVIAKATIGSDTYLLDATDPLLPFGMLPLNCFNDQGRVMSLDKPSEWIDITPKYKKSVTTTLDLTMESTGKLKGTITTYSYGYEGLEKRKAIKKFNTTDEYIEDFDEKLIKTHILKSEIINLDSLDKPLAEKYEVEIDLYDKLNNNMAFNPIILNRLINNPFKLATRTFPVIMGVPSETRYILTMHLPANYSVTNAPQTVAINLPNRGGQYLNDFKKEGDVFYYSKVMQLNNAVYMPEEYPYLKEFYNKAIAAEKSEIVIRKK
- the queG gene encoding tRNA epoxyqueuosine(34) reductase QueG; translated protein: MQQNLSAYSQLIKTEAKNLGFLFCGIAKAGFLEEEAPRLEAWLNKGMHGEMQYMENHFDKRLDPRLLVDGAKSVISLGLNYYTNQTQLDPFAPKLSKYAYGTDYHFVIKDKLKQLLAIINQKIGEVGGRAFVDSAPVLDKAWAKKAGLGWVGKNTNLISKKAGSFFFLAELIVDIELQYDLEPTADHCGDCTRCIDACPTDAIVGPYIVDGSRCISYLTIELKNEIPQEFKGKMDNWMFGCDICQDVCPWNRFSVLHNQPAFQPHPDLHGLKKQDWEDITTDVFNKVFKNSAVKRTKLDGLKRNIEFLRNTE
- a CDS encoding STAS/SEC14 domain-containing protein → MLQFINNLEPHVVGIHAIGEVTKEDMETVLMPRIDELIKRQGEINYLLVLETDVKNFTVGAWWSDLKVGLKNFTKWNKIAVVTDQKSVEWFSDAFRVFIPGKSKGFTLDKLEEAVKWVTEKDEETINK
- a CDS encoding 3'-5' exonuclease yields the protein MKLNLKRPLAFFDLETTGTNIGADRIVEISIIKLNPDGTEEVKTWKVQPGIPIPLESSLVHGIYDEHVKDEKRFHELGKEIAEFLDVSDLAGYNSNKFDIPMLMEEFLRAGIDFNLDERHFVDVQNIFHQMEQRTLKAAYQFYCDKQIINAHSAEADTRATMEVLLAQIERYENIEWEDKKGNKSIPVVGDVEALHKFTNLSRPVDFAGRMVYNEQGEELINFGKHKGKRVEDVLNVEPSYYSWMMQGDFPLYTKRKLEEIYKRWNAKKVAERQQSRPVAQQQGAGQAPAAKPENAKPSFQNNSPKSSPQINNQYKKKEEPAKPVDDDMLQQLAMKFKKQ